In Hippoglossus hippoglossus isolate fHipHip1 chromosome 15, fHipHip1.pri, whole genome shotgun sequence, the genomic stretch tAAAACGATGCCTGTAGCATTGTGATGGAATCAGGTTTATACTCGTTGATAAAAGCGACGACTACATTTCAGGCTGAGATGTTGAAACTGAACCgttcctcttctcctgcagagctGATGTCCTTCACAgaacaaatcatcaaacacatctgctgctttttcactgaaaccatctttaatGCGTGAAAGGAAATTAAAGTCACTTGCTTCTTCTCCATTGGCCCAcgtttgtctctctctgccgcTCTGTCACTGTATTAATAACAGTGAGTAGCTCAGCCTCGGCCGAGATGAATGAGGAGaatcttctctctcctccaggacAAAGACTCGTGCAGGAATCTGGGTCACAGCTTAACCCCCCGCTGACACGCTGCCATCGCCGCCCAGCTCCTTCTCATTCAGCTTAGGCCCCGGTGGAGTGGCGAGGACGGCTCGTTGGCCCCGCGCTCGCTGCCAGAAATCTGCTTGCTGAAGAAAAGATGCTTCCAAAAACAAGTCGGCGACAGTAAACACATCGTTCCGCCTGGTCCGGGCCAATCAGGGACGAGCATGTCGCCTTGTTTTCTGCCGAGCAGCTCACCGAGCGCCATCAGTCTGAGAAGCATCATTTTCTCAGATCGGCGGTGTCACAGTTGGTGTCGCAGACAGAGTGAATAATGTGAGgaaatgagggagaggaggtttGTCCTCCTCTTTTAGTTCcacaagttttcattttgttttcttgtctttaCTCATCActccaaatgtgtgtgtgtgtgtgtgtataccctacagagtgaggacatgttgaccggtcctcacttttacaatgagctgtttgagggttaagatttggttttagggttagaatcatctttaggttagagttaggcatttagtttgaatAGTTAAGGTTCGGCTAAATgtatatgtaatgtaatggatGTAATATGAAATGTAaggtcaatgagtgtcctcactaagaagAAGtaccaacgtgtgtgtgtgtgtgtgtgtgtgtgtgtgtgtgtgtgtgtgtgtgtgtgtgtgtgtgtgtgtgtgtcagttcacTGAAGTAAACCCACAGTGTGCAGCTCGGACTCTGTCGCCTCCTACTGGAGGTTTGAAGAAAGGGGTCATGAGGAGTTTAACTTGGAAggacgaggaggttccagatcttctggtgctgagggccgacaACTTGCGGCTCCACAAACACTTACTACACAACATCTGTGAGCAATCTTCCGGACACTATCCGGAGTTCACGGCTGAAAACGACTCAGGAGAAGTGTTGCCTCCCTGGGAGCATAAATAAAATTGGTGTTGGGACATTTCTCGTCTTCAGGAGACACAGTGTGCTTCAGTGGAAAAAGGACTGAAACATAATTTATCTCCATAACAGTGAAATGCATATGGAGTAAGATTGAACGGCACTTTCTTCACGCTCTCCAGTCCGAACCTGGTGATCTCTTTATCTACAATTTATATTTAACTGGAGAGTCAAACGTCCCtttctccttgtgtgtgtgtgtgtgtgtgtgtgtgtgtgtgtgtgtgtgtgtgtgtgtgtgtgtgtgtgtgtgtgtgtgtgtgtgtgtgtgtgtgtgtgtgtgtgtgtgatgagctcCTGATGACTTTGAGTCCTTCACAGCAAACAGAAGTGTCCACTTTCAAGTTTTCAACGGTCATTGAGAAGCGGCTGCAATCAGTGATCCATCGTCTGCGTCGCCTCGTCTGTCGTGATCACTGCTGCGATTACAACACCAAACCACaacctcctgtgtgtgtgtgtgtggggggggggggggggggggggggggcaatagAAGAGAATGTGATGAGACTGAGATGAAACATGTGTCATTGAATAACCATTTAGATCTGTTGTCATGTTTAAACTGTCGGTGATGTAACAGCAGGGTAGAGTCAGATTACTCTGAAATGTAATCAGTTACTGGAAGTTACAAGGAAAAATGTGTAATTAGTAACTGTTCTCCCTACGGAGAACCCGTGGGACGGTTTCCTCACGATCACTGATGAACAGATGATTGTGATTTAAATACTAAATTGGTCGTCTCGTGTGGTTACAGGATGTTCCAGCGATGATCAGCTGGCACCGAACCTGCAGCTTCATGTTCTTATTCACGACGTTCTGCAACTGATCAGAGGGAAAtagctgcagcttttaaaatcCATGTTTCTCGGCTGCTGGTAATTTCTCCTCTCTGAGACGACACATTTGGTTTTGGTCGacgtttgttttttctttttgcaaaacaaCGTAGAACTAGAAATAttcatccatgtttttttcGCAGAGAACAGAGCTTGTCTCTGTTGCTTCCCTCGTTCTTTGGAATATTCTCACATGTCGTCCTGTCTCACTATTGCTCATCTATTTTAGTTCCGACCTTTGTTATTCTATCGTAGGACGTTTCCtctctgagagtctgaagcttcatgtttgttccatagtttcctttgatctgttagttttcctttttcattgtaatttagggactaaagaattttggCTGACATatgtacgtcctgtcgtcatcacctacgtgggcggagtctacctatacttgactctgattggtttgtagacggcgtctgacgGATGGGGGTGTGTTGCTAGGTGGGGGCGTgggggcgtggggggggggggtagcagtctttctgtttgaataaagaaaatgaatgaagtgCTTcatgtggttgccatggtaacatgatgatggtatcactagcagcatcagcacctacagtactccacagtactacagtactccacagaACTACAATACCACAGTACTCCATAGTcttacagtactacagtactccacagtactacaatACTACAGtgctccacagtactacagtactccacagtactacagtactccacagtacttttattcagtttaacattaattcagtgttttccCTGGATTGAAATATGTTCAAACTCAGAATCACATCACTACTTGGAGAACGTGGAGgatccacacagacactgtgtgtAAATGCAGCTGGTGACCTGAAGGTTTATTATCTGGAGAGATTACACTTTAAAAATCAGGTTCCATCATCtaaatggaaatgaaagaggaggaagatggtgtgtgtgtgtgtgtttgtgtgtgtatgtgtgtctgtgtgtgttgttaagtGTAACCCTCAGTGTCGCATCATTGAGACGATTAGAAGAGAGTAAAATACTAACATTGCAGGTATTATTCTTTGCAGAGCCGAGGAAAAGAAGCAGTTTTTATTGTAGCTGCTGTGAAGACGACAACAATATTTAGacaataaactttaaataaagatgacaaCACGTTCCTCCAGAAATTATCCAAAATATCTATAATGACGGTTTCATTTCCTGTATGAAAACTACCAGCtgccatcatccatcatccgtCCATCTTTCATGATGTTGTATATTCGGGTCCCGGGCCACAGACAGAGTGTGACCAGCTGTGAGGTCGACGAGTCGCCTCCTGTGTTTTAACTCCACCACCGACTGAAGATGaaagcaacaaacacacagagaagaaaaactcactcacaataaaacacagaatccTGCTTTGCTCTTTTCTCATCTCTACCTCAGGTTGGATTTTATTCTCAGACATTTCTGAGAATAAAATCGGTCTACTAATCGATTTCTAAATAATTATTTGAAGAACTGGACGTTAATTATTTTGTTGAACACAGAAATGAGCAGGTCGTTCTTTTTTAAGAGTTTTCATTGTGAGGAAACTCTAGATCAGAATCAGCATCAGAATtgggttttattgccaagcaggttgtggtgtgtttgtgcaagtatcaatatagaaaatataaaactaaaagaTACTATAAGCACCAGGGGAGATCATCATCCATCTGTTTCCACCACATTTCATCTATCTCCTCATGTCAATGTCATATCCCACGAGtttgaaatcatttattttattttatttattttgaaaccaaCATTTGAGAGGAGCAGTGCGGCTTCTGTCAGACACACAACCGGTCTCTGCGCTGCCTGGTCCAgagcagagaccggaccagtcggagcagagaccggaccagtcggcgcagagaccggaccaggaggagcagagaccggaccagtcggagcagagaccggaccagtcggcgcagagaccggaccaggaggagcagagaccggaccagtcggagcagagaccggaccaggaggagcagagaccggaccagtcGGCGCAGAGACCtgaccaggaggagcagagactgTACGACGTCGCCCACATGCTCCTGATTCCACAGTGCCCGTGCAGCAGCGCCCACGCGTTCCTGGTTCTGGGGCGCCCGTGTGGCAGTGGCCGCATGTACCTGGTTCCGAACAAATGGCTTTACGATGGCGCACGAGGTGCAGAGACCGGACCAGGCGGTGCAGAGACCggaccaggaggagcagagactgGACCAGTCGGCgcagagaccggaccagtcggagcagagaccggaccaggaggagcagagaccggaccagtcggagcagagaccggaccagtcggagcagagaccggaccaggaggagcagagaccggaccaggaggagcagagacctgaccaggaggagcagagactgGACCAGTCGGCACAGAGACCggaccaggaggagcagagactgGACCAGTCGGCACAGAGACCggaccaggaggagcagagaccggaccagtcGGAGCAGAGACCAGACCAGGCGGCGCAGAGACCggaccaggaggagcagagaccggaccaggaggagcagagactgGACCAGTCGGCGCAGAGACCggaccaggaggagcagagaccggaccaggaagagcagagaagggaccaggaggagaagagaccGGACCATTGGGCgcagagaccggaccagtcGGAGCAGAGACCGGATCAGGCGGCGCAGAGACCggaccaggaggagcagagaccggaccagtcagagcagagaccggaccagtcggcgcagagaccggaccaggaagagcagagaagggaccaggaggagaagagaccGGACCATTGGGCACAGAGACCggaccaggaggagcagagaccgGATCAGGCGGCgcagagaccggaccagtcggagcagagaccggaccagtcGGCGCATAGACCggaccaggaggagcagagaccggaccagtcggcgcagagaccggaccaggaggagcagagaccggaccagtcGGCGCAGAGACCGGACGAAGAATGAAACGATTTGACCAAGTCACCTCTGGCATGATTCCACGACGCCTGTACAGCGGCGACTGTACGACGTCGCCCACATGCTCCCGATTCCACAGTGCCCGTGTAGCAGCGCCCACGTGTTCCTGGTTCTGGGGCGCCTGTGTGGCAGTGGCCGCATGTACCTGGTTCCGAACAAATGGCTTTACGATGGCGCACGGACGCCCCTGTTTCCTCGGTGCCCATACTGAAGTTTTTTTTGCTGCCAGAGCTGCGTTCTCAGCAGCTAGCCGCTCTATCATTGCGCCGGCCTGCTCTTGGTTCCATGGCACCTGTGCTGCGACAcccagaggagcagagaccAGACCAGTCggagcagagaccggaccagtcggcacagagaccggaccagtcggagcagagaccggaccagtcggtgcagagaccggaccagtcggagcagagaccggaccagtcggtgcagagaccggaccaggaggagcagagaccggaccaggaggagcagagaccggaccaggaggagcagagactgGACCAGTCggagcagagaccggaccagtcGGCACAGAGACCGGACCAGGCGGCgcagagaccggaccagtcGGCGCAGAGACAGGACCAGTCGGCGCAGAGACAGGACCAGTCGGCACAGAGACCGGACCAGGCGGCGCAGAGACCGGACCATGATTCTGGCTCCATGGCGCCCTTACGGGGGCGCCCACATGCTCCTGGTTCCACGGCGACCATAAGGCAGGGCCAGCATTGTCCCATTTCAATCGCTTCCGTGCGGAGGCACCCGGATGGTCCTGGTTCCAGGGCGCCCGTACGGGGGCGCCCACATGCTCCTGGTTCCACGGCGACCATAAGGCAGCATCAGCATTGTCCCGTTTCAATGGCTTCCGTGCGGAGGCACCCGGATGGTTCTGGTTCCAGGGCGCCCGTATGGGGGCGCCTGCATGCTCCTGGACCggaccaggaggagcagagaccggaccaggaggagcagagaccaGACCAGTTGGAGCAGAGACCAGACCAGTCggagcagagaccggaccagtcggcgcagagaccggaccaggaggagcagagaccggaccaggaggagcagagacctGACCAGTCGGCGCAGAGACTGGACCAGTCggagcagagaccggaccagtcggcacagagaccggaccagtcggagcagagaccggaccaggCGGCGCAGAGACCtgaccaggaggagcagagactgGACCAGTCGGCGCAGAGACCggaccaggaggagcagagaccggaccagtctgtgcagagaccggaccaggaggagcagagaccaGACCAGTTGGAGCAGAGACCAGACCAGTCGGAGCAGAGACCAGACCAGTCggagcagagaccggaccagtcGGCGCAGAGACCAGACCAGTCggagcagagaccggaccagtcGGAGCAGAGACCAGACCAGTCggagcagagaccggaccagtcggcgcagagaccggaccagtcggagcagagaccggaccagtcggcgcagagaccggaccagtcggagcagagaccggaccaTGATTCTGGATCCATGGCGCCCTTACGGGGGCGCCCACATGCTCCTGGTTCCACGGCAACCATAAGGCAGGGCCAGCATTGTCCCGTTTCAATCGCTTCCGTGCGGAGGCAGCCGGATGGTCCTGGTTCCAGGGCGCCCGTACGGGGGCACCCACATGCTCCTGGTTCCACGGCGACCATAAGGCAGCATCAGCATTGTCCCGTTTCAATGGCTTCCGTGCGGAGGCACCCGGATGGTTCTGGTTCCAGGGCGCCCGTACGGGGGCGCCTGCATGCTCCTGGACCggaccaggaggagcagagaccggaccagtcGGCACAGAGACCGGACCAGTCGGAGCAGAGACTggaccaggaggagcagagaccggaccaggaggagcagagaccggaccaggaggagcagagaccggaccaTGATTCTGGCTCCATGGCGCCCTTACGGGGGCGCCCACATGCTCCTGGTTCCACGGCGACCATAAGGCAGGGCCAGCATTGTCCCGTTTCAATCGCTTCCGTGCGGAGGCACCCGGATGGTCCTGGTTCCAGGGCGCCCGTATGGGGGCGCCCACATGCTCCTGGTTCCACGGCGACCATAAGGCAGCATCAGCATTGTCCCGTTTCAATGGCTTCCGTGCGGAGGCACCCGGATGGTTCTGGTTCCAGGGCGCCCGTACGGGGGCTCGGCTGACGGCCGGCAGCATTTTGGTGACACTGCACCCGTTTTGTTGGGCAGCATCATCGGACTGCATTTTTCCAAgtgactgaaagacacaaatatacatataacaGGTAAAAACACAGTCCCATCCTAACTTCAGATATATTCAAAGAGACAGAGCTGAATGAATTTTAGTCATATACACACGTCTGCTTTTAAAGTCTGTAAAACTACTGTAAAGTTGAAGaaataaaattatgttttgaaGAGTTACAAaacttaaaaactgtttaacCTGAAGTCTCTCCTGCTTAGAACAAAACTTACTTACTCTTGAGCAGCTGATCCTCTTCTTGTTGGATGAACGCAGGTCATCCAGTGTAACAAAGTAGTTTTTGCCGTGAAGCGCTGGTCTACTGTTTAAGGAAGTAATCAGAAGAGAAGATTATTGTGCAGCTGTTGTCTAGTAATGGTCTTTGAGTCTGATTCTGCTGAGAAATGTTTCTCCTTTATATGAGTTAATTGGCTTTGATCTGGAATCCagagtttaaaatgtgacatCCAAGGATCAaaggactgtatataaagatgatcaatGACCAAATATAACTCCTTTCATGTGTTAttactctttctttcttgtttttttttattcttatttgcATATCTGTTATATTTATTGACGTGAAGTTAAAGTTACTTCTAACATTTGGACGAGAAGTAGTTGATTCATGACTCGATTTGAACCCTCATGGCTGATGGATGTCAAAACTTCCATCACATAATCTGATGTGCAAATGTCTCACCACTAAAAAATAACCTTGAACAAAACtctataaatatttgtattgacTTAGATGAAGTGTCTGGGCTGAGCTCCTCAGTCTTTAACACGAAGCCTCGTCCTTCTTTGGGTCTCAGTGTGAACCCTGTAAGAAACACTAATACGTCttgccactcacacacacacacttcggAAACATCACAAAAATACTCTCCTGAAGAAAAGCTCGGAATTTCAAGGATGAAAAtttagattatttaaaaaaaatatcatcaaacaaaacataaaggTTTTAGGATGTTCCCCAAccagagatgaagagaaaccaTCGGCATATAAAGAAAAGAGCAGAACTTATTTTTCTGTTAGCATCAAAGTCTTTATGCTTCTGTCCATTTCTGTGGGAGaagacaaaatgatgaaaagctatgtgagtctgtgtgtgtgtgtgtgtgtgtgtgtgtgtgtgtgtgtgtgtgtgtgtgtgtgtgtggggggggggggcggctctGGACTCTGAATCGTTTCCTCCGTACGAGCTCTGCAGAAATAAATGACATGCTCACCTGATCTTCATCGACCAATCACATCCTCACTTGCCTCCTGTATgtgttctctgctgctcttgTTTACCTGCCTCGCTATTATacgtcttttcttttcatcaccGACCCCCCCGTCCACACTAATGCAAATATTTTGCGTtttaaaactgagatttttaaaaatcgCTGGCGTCACCACTGACTTCAAACATGCCCATTGTGCTTTAATGTGGATTAAAGACGATCCTTAAGTGTGggattttatttcatgaatCAATAGTTTCGTGAATCAAAAGTTGTGGAAGATGGTTCGGAAGAGGAAACACCAAATTGGTGAGTAATTTCAGTAGAATATAatcatttattgttttccttcttttcctccttgtCTGTTTATCTTGTGTCTCAACAATTCAAATTATTCAACAGATAACTTGCGGGGGAAACAAACTAAATTTAAAACGTTGAAAAATCTAACTTTAAATTGGAGCAAcggaatttaaaaaaggaaaaatgaagcTTAAAACAGGTCAATTAGAACATGAACGCCACTTAATAAAATCAGCTTTTCACTGAGAACACGTTTCTATTGATACAAATAAACTCCGTTACATTAAAATCTGTTGTGCATGTCTGAACCCAGCCAGAGCTCCGTCCTCTCAGGTTCCCGCTGACCAGCAGAGGCAGCGCAGCCATCCACCGCCGTCAGAGCTACGCCAATAACGATAGTTTGTAAAACGTCTTGTCAGCGCAGGTTCATCAGCCAAACTGATAAATCTGGTATCTAGGCTTcaattgtgtttcagttcagtgagtgagACACAATCAGAGctacactttgtttttctctccatgaATACCAACAGAAttcgtgtggctgcagggggcgctgttgttCAGTGTTACAGCTGCATAGTGCTGCTGAAAAAGAGTAAAGattctgtctctgttctttAAATGTGACCCTGACTTCAGTCTCTTTTCATTCTGTTCccactgtttgatttattttgacgGCTCCACCGACAGACTCTTTACCACAGTGACGCGGCCACTTCCTGCAGAAACATCCTTCACATGAGGCACAGCCTGAAGCAACACTTAGAAACGTATTAAAAAGTTCCCCTGGATGTGAGACCTCCACAGGTCATGTGAACAAACAGAttgttaaaacacaaagtttcGTGGTTCAAGTGAATTTCCCGGAGGATGGATCCACAGGATTGAACACTGGACTTTGTTTCCTGTTCAAATCTATTTGTTGTTTGATGTTGTGGATAAAACGAAGTCGAACTTCTATTATTTTCCCATCGTTCTTCACGCCACTGATGAGCAGGAACATTTTACTGTTGCCACGTCGTGAATGGTCAAAGTACGTCCACTAAACGTGCTGGTTTTTGTTACAGATAATTTGTCATTGCGATCGGATTCACATCATTTCTTTTCAATAACAAACAGCCCTTATATCACTTCGTTCCATTGACAAAAactactgtaaataaagatggatgacgtgacGACTTCTAAACGTGAAGCCAGAGGGTctttatcgccccctggtggctggctgcagtgaaagtcATACGCCTCCTttatgttagcagatgggacgtggaccaaacaaCGACGTGTTCAGAtcatttactgaaataaaagtacgacacaataacacaaacaaagttaTTGTCTATATCATTTATCGTAGATCCTCTAAACTtaacaaaatacttttacaGAAACCACAATCTTTTCCTAAACAAAACCACATAGTATTTgtgcattcatttattattgtaaccatgacgacGAGTAATACAGGGTGGCTGTTTAAAAGGACGATCCTGTCGGTGTTTACTGTAATAATTCAGGTTCGAGGACCTGTTTCCTTGATCCACTGTATTTTCTCAAAAATTAATACAGAAATTAAATAAGGGAAACATTCAATATCTCCATGTAATAAATTAAGATGAATGTCTGACAAGATCTTTTAATTCAAatccagcctgtgtgtgtgaggtcgatctaaaatctaaatctgcttcagtttcaaCAAACACCAAAATTAACCAGCAACAACCATAGAAAAACATTCAGTAATTTAGgttgttcatgttttttcttaaaacatTCTCAATGATTCCAAATCAACCAACTGTAAATGTTACGGAGAACAAGTCCGATTTCATCCCAACTGaggtttattcttttatttttgaaggaGGCACAGTGAAACGTCCTGTTCAGTTCTGTTCTATCCATCCTGCTGCACCTGTCCAGGTATCAGAGCGTCACTCTCCAGCCCGGCCACCGGGGTGAACGGCGTGATCGTTTCCAAGGAGATCTCCGGGTCATCCTCGAGCTGGACggcagcaggaagcagcaggagtCTGTTGTGGCTCCGAGAGCCGTTAGACACGAGCGACTCCTCGTCAAACTGTGCGCTGACGTCCTCCAGGTGGTCACAGCCAGCGTGGATACTGCACGGATGCTGCTGCAGTTGCGCAGGAACCAGCGCCTCCTTGTGGAGCGTTGTGTCGTGCTGATAGGAAACGAGCTCGTTACTGAAGTTCACGGCCTCCACCGCGTTGTTTGAACAGATCCTATTGCAGCCGAGAATGGTGGCGAAGGCCCGGCGGAAGTCTGCGTTAAAAGCATAAATGACGGGGTTGAGGGACGAGTTGGCCCAGCCGAACCAGACGAAGACGGTGAAGGTGGTGTCGCTGACGCACGGCGGGTCACAGAAGGGGACGGTGCAGTTGAGGACGAAGAACGGCAGCCAGCAGAATACGAACACGCCCATAATGATGGAGAGCGTCTTTAGGACTTTGGTTTCCTTCTTGAACGATGACTTCAGCGAGGCCTCGTCGTTGggcctgtgctgctgctgctggttcacGCTGTGGCCTTGGTTCTGGGCCTGCTCCGCCGCCCGCTCCAGAGACATGATGCGGCGGATTTGGGTCTGAGCGATCCGGTAGATGCGGGTGTAGGTGGCGATCATGATCACCACGGGGATGTAGAAGCTAATGAAGGACGAGGATATGGCGTAGGTTTTGTTTAAGTTGGCGACACAGCTCTTGGCCCTGGTGCTGGCGTTGCTGCTGTTCGTTAAGGCGGCCATCActgccaccacctcctccatcatctcGCCATCCTCGCCCGCCTGGTGCCAGTTGAGCTGCACTGGGATGAAGGAGATGAGGATGGACAGCGTCCACGCGACCCCGATCATGACGAAGGCCACGCGGTGGGTCATCTTCCGCTCATACTTGAACGGGCTGGCGATGGCCCAGTAGCGGTCAACGCTGATGATGCAGAGGTTGAGGATGGAGGCGGTGGAGCACATGATGTCGAAGGCGATCCACACGCCACAGAAGCTTCCGAACAGCCACGTGCCTGTGACCTCGGTGATGGCCTCCCACGGCATCACGAGCACGGCCACGCACAGGTCCGAAACAGCCAATGAGATGACGAAGAAGTTGGTGACTTTGGAGCGCAGGTGGCGGAACTTCACCACGGCCGCGCACACGAGCGTGTTCCCGAGCAGCGTGGACACGATGAGCAGGAAGAGGACGCATCCGACGAGGACGCGCACACCGCCCCTCCGTgcg encodes the following:
- the LOC117775045 gene encoding D(1)-like dopamine receptor → MKNMRNASWRNFSEVLSELDGTGEEEEEEEGGARRGGVRVLVGCVLFLLIVSTLLGNTLVCAAVVKFRHLRSKVTNFFVISLAVSDLCVAVLVMPWEAITEVTGTWLFGSFCGVWIAFDIMCSTASILNLCIISVDRYWAIASPFKYERKMTHRVAFVMIGVAWTLSILISFIPVQLNWHQAGEDGEMMEEVVAVMAALTNSSNASTRAKSCVANLNKTYAISSSFISFYIPVVIMIATYTRIYRIAQTQIRRIMSLERAAEQAQNQGHSVNQQQQHRPNDEASLKSSFKKETKVLKTLSIIMGVFVFCWLPFFVLNCTVPFCDPPCVSDTTFTVFVWFGWANSSLNPVIYAFNADFRRAFATILGCNRICSNNAVEAVNFSNELVSYQHDTTLHKEALVPAQLQQHPCSIHAGCDHLEDVSAQFDEESLVSNGSRSHNRLLLLPAAVQLEDDPEISLETITPFTPVAGLESDALIPGQVQQDG